Proteins from a single region of Phycisphaeraceae bacterium D3-23:
- a CDS encoding sugar ABC transporter permease, with protein sequence MRKQRRDTLTAMLFISPWLIGLAVFTFYPLAASLYYSFTDFDVLSKPVWIGAGNYSDMARDAVFWKSLYNTLFYAAFAIPLGLILSLMVAVLLNQAAKGQSVFRTLFFLPSIVPLVAVSMIWIYVFNGDFGLLNYLLAPVLDFINRIIGTDFQPPNWLVDPYLTKPTLILAGLWQIGGTVIIFLASLQDVPRSLYESAELDGANPAHKLWHITIPIISPVIYFNLIIGIINALQFFVTPFILMPDGSTNRSGLMYTVYLYDNAFRFNQMGYASAMAWVMFLIVVALTWGATKLSRKHIYYAGA encoded by the coding sequence ATGCGCAAGCAACGCCGAGACACGCTGACCGCGATGCTCTTCATCAGCCCCTGGCTGATCGGGCTCGCGGTGTTCACGTTCTACCCGCTCGCGGCATCGCTCTACTACTCGTTCACCGACTTCGATGTGCTCTCCAAACCCGTCTGGATCGGCGCGGGCAACTACAGCGACATGGCACGCGACGCGGTGTTCTGGAAGTCGCTCTACAACACGCTCTTCTACGCCGCGTTTGCGATCCCGCTCGGGCTGATCCTGTCGCTCATGGTCGCGGTGCTGCTCAACCAGGCCGCGAAGGGGCAGTCGGTCTTCCGCACGCTGTTCTTCCTGCCCTCGATCGTCCCGCTCGTCGCGGTCTCGATGATCTGGATCTACGTTTTCAACGGCGACTTCGGACTCCTCAACTACCTGCTCGCGCCGGTCCTGGACTTTATCAACCGCATCATCGGGACTGACTTTCAGCCGCCTAACTGGCTGGTCGATCCGTACCTCACCAAGCCCACGCTGATCCTCGCCGGGCTCTGGCAGATCGGCGGGACGGTCATCATCTTCCTCGCGTCGCTGCAGGACGTGCCGCGGTCGCTCTACGAGTCGGCCGAGCTCGACGGCGCAAACCCCGCCCACAAGCTCTGGCACATCACCATCCCGATCATCTCCCCGGTGATCTACTTCAACCTCATCATCGGCATCATCAACGCGCTCCAGTTCTTTGTGACCCCGTTCATCCTGATGCCCGACGGCTCGACCAACCGCTCGGGGCTGATGTACACCGTCTACCTCTACGACAACGCCTTCCGCTTCAACCAGATGGGCTACGCCAGCGCGATGGCGTGGGTGATGTTCCTGATCGTCGTCGCGCTCACGTGGGGCGCAACCAAACTGTCCCGCAAACACATCTACTACGCGGGGGCCTGA
- a CDS encoding extracellular solute-binding protein — translation MPTDPRQPPPPARTGPDLSRRSVLRGIGAGGAGLALGAAAPLLTTGCTQRADRYTPDGRLILSYWEKWTGSEGDAAQAVVDAYNASQDGVFVQRTTISDMQNKLMLATAGGNPPDIAGTWSWVVIPYAEKNALTPLDGYMRDHGIQRDDFIPVYWDMCTHRDYLWAMPSTPASLALHYNRALIRAAYEHDPGYFDRHNLDPHAPPPDIAGFEKLNDALTVVDVKRGGKTQRVRYTDLTPEEKARPDAHFSLVALGHSPYEPDWYVPMYWLFFGGRVWDGESKVTPDDPGLIAWLRWIESYPKRFGPNNLQRFSSGLGQFGTAQNPFMTQLIAMQLQGPWNFTFINTYAPHLEWDVQAFPSLDPVALPNPTLTECDVFVIPNGAQHPDEAAEFIAFASSQVGQEILNLGQRKFSARKETSAAFFRDHPNPHIDTFIDLSRSENARPTPNMGIWKQYDEELRQATSSVFKLTQTPEEALKEACARAQWKLDRERKRWDRVGEARLEEWEREAR, via the coding sequence TTGCCCACCGATCCACGCCAACCCCCGCCCCCCGCCCGTACCGGGCCCGACCTCTCCCGGCGGTCGGTCCTGCGCGGCATCGGGGCAGGCGGCGCGGGGCTAGCGCTAGGGGCTGCCGCCCCGCTGCTCACCACCGGCTGTACCCAGCGGGCCGACCGCTACACCCCTGACGGCCGGCTGATCCTGAGCTACTGGGAAAAATGGACCGGCTCGGAGGGCGACGCCGCCCAGGCCGTGGTTGACGCCTACAACGCCTCGCAGGACGGCGTCTTTGTCCAGCGGACGACCATCAGCGACATGCAGAACAAGCTCATGCTCGCCACCGCCGGGGGCAACCCGCCCGACATCGCGGGGACGTGGAGCTGGGTCGTCATCCCGTATGCCGAGAAGAACGCGCTCACCCCGCTCGACGGCTACATGCGCGACCACGGCATCCAGCGCGACGACTTTATCCCCGTCTACTGGGACATGTGTACCCACCGCGACTACCTCTGGGCGATGCCGAGCACCCCCGCCTCCCTCGCGCTGCACTACAACCGCGCGCTGATCCGCGCCGCGTATGAGCACGACCCTGGCTACTTCGACCGGCACAACCTCGACCCCCACGCCCCGCCGCCCGACATCGCCGGCTTCGAGAAACTCAATGACGCCCTCACCGTCGTCGATGTCAAGCGCGGCGGCAAGACCCAGCGCGTCCGCTACACCGACCTGACCCCGGAAGAGAAGGCCAGGCCCGACGCGCACTTCTCACTTGTCGCGCTGGGCCATTCGCCCTACGAGCCCGACTGGTACGTCCCGATGTACTGGCTGTTCTTCGGCGGCCGGGTGTGGGACGGCGAAAGCAAGGTCACCCCCGACGACCCCGGGCTCATCGCCTGGCTCCGGTGGATCGAGAGCTACCCCAAGCGCTTCGGCCCCAACAACCTCCAGCGTTTCTCCTCTGGGCTGGGGCAGTTCGGCACGGCGCAGAACCCGTTCATGACCCAACTCATCGCGATGCAGCTCCAGGGGCCGTGGAACTTCACCTTCATCAACACCTACGCCCCGCACCTGGAGTGGGATGTGCAGGCGTTCCCGTCGCTCGATCCCGTGGCGTTACCCAACCCGACGCTCACCGAGTGCGACGTGTTCGTGATCCCCAACGGCGCGCAACACCCCGACGAGGCCGCGGAGTTCATCGCCTTCGCGTCCAGCCAGGTGGGCCAGGAGATCCTGAACCTCGGCCAGCGCAAGTTCTCGGCGCGCAAGGAAACATCCGCGGCCTTCTTCCGCGACCACCCCAACCCGCACATCGACACCTTCATCGACCTCTCGCGCAGCGAAAACGCCCGGCCAACGCCAAACATGGGGATCTGGAAGCAGTACGACGAGGAACTCCGCCAGGCGACGTCGAGCGTGTTCAAGCTGACGCAGACACCCGAGGAGGCGCTCAAGGAAGCGTGTGCCCGGGCGCAGTGGAAGCTCGACCGCGAACGCAAACGCTGGGACCGTGTCGGCGAAGCCCGTCTCGAAGAATGGGAGCGTGAGGCGAGGTAA
- the rpsR gene encoding 30S ribosomal protein S18: MAQFTGFGPTSNKKVVVRSSNGTLYCDYKEAEDLRRFLTPNGKIQGRKKTGLTAREQRVAAQAIKRARYMGLLPYTSATL; the protein is encoded by the coding sequence ATGGCACAGTTCACCGGCTTCGGCCCCACCAGCAACAAAAAAGTCGTCGTCCGCTCCAGCAACGGCACGCTCTACTGCGACTACAAAGAAGCCGAAGACCTCCGCCGCTTCCTCACGCCCAACGGCAAGATCCAGGGCCGTAAGAAGACCGGCCTCACCGCCCGCGAACAACGCGTCGCCGCCCAGGCCATCAAGCGCGCCCGCTACATGGGGCTGCTGCCTTACACGTCGGCGACGCTGTAG
- a CDS encoding TerC family protein — protein MAELLTTQALLAFLTLTALEVVLGVDNLVFISILSGKLPEEKRPTAQRTGLLMAAAGRLVLLFMIAWVVSLDKATLFTAFGNDITVKDLILILGGVFLIGKATWEIHHKLEAAMAHGTPAADKPTGPVSFAGVITQIVLLDLVFSIDSVLTAVGMVNPNDYHSAAVPFTGVPWPPLVIMSSAIIVAICVMLGFAGPLSRFIERHPTFKMLALAFLLLIGVVLVAEGLHQHIPRGYIYFAMGFSLLVELLNLKIIAAKVKRRDKKPTP, from the coding sequence ATGGCTGAACTCCTCACGACCCAGGCCCTGCTCGCGTTCCTCACGCTTACCGCGCTCGAGGTCGTGCTCGGCGTCGACAACCTCGTGTTCATTTCGATCCTCTCGGGCAAGCTGCCCGAGGAGAAGCGGCCGACGGCGCAGCGCACCGGGCTGCTCATGGCCGCGGCGGGCCGGCTGGTCCTGCTGTTCATGATCGCGTGGGTCGTCTCGCTCGACAAAGCCACGCTGTTCACCGCCTTTGGCAACGACATCACGGTCAAGGACCTCATCCTCATCCTCGGCGGGGTGTTCCTGATCGGCAAGGCGACCTGGGAGATCCATCACAAACTCGAGGCCGCGATGGCGCATGGCACGCCGGCGGCCGACAAGCCGACCGGCCCGGTGTCGTTCGCGGGGGTGATCACGCAGATCGTCCTGCTCGACCTGGTGTTCTCGATCGACTCGGTGCTGACGGCGGTCGGGATGGTGAACCCGAACGATTACCACAGCGCGGCCGTGCCGTTCACGGGTGTGCCCTGGCCGCCGCTGGTCATCATGAGCTCGGCGATCATCGTCGCGATCTGCGTGATGCTCGGCTTCGCGGGCCCGCTGTCACGGTTCATCGAACGCCACCCGACGTTCAAGATGCTCGCGCTGGCGTTTTTACTGCTGATCGGCGTCGTGCTTGTCGCAGAGGGTCTGCACCAGCACATCCCGCGCGGCTACATCTACTTCGCGATGGGCTTCTCGCTGCTGGTTGAGTTGCTGAACCTGAAGATCATCGCGGCGAAGGTGAAGCGGCGCGACAAAAAGCCCACGCCGTAA
- the uvrA gene encoding excinuclease ABC subunit UvrA codes for MLRQGFVRARVDGEIMDLREITETKAGTPFTTQKARYQKHSIEAVVDRIVIRPAESSGAGSGVSKEKDGDIDPLRQRVADAVELSLKLADGLVIISAQDPASPKPKTPNPKPDWQDALFSENYACTVHPECSLEDLEPRLFSFNSPYGACPTCAGLGTVFEFDPDLVVPDPSLSLGEGAIAAWRQKGGRRTNSFYARILRKLCKNFKIDKDVPFKKLSKRLQRVILEGTNERDETHFGKHFEGIIPSLQRRFETTDSDWAKQFLSGYLSESPCETCGKARLRPASLNVFLEAAPTGRRKKTTQHNISDVTAMTIEDAADFFDRLKLNAEGTQIAEPILKEIKARLGFMLSVGLGYLNLSRNTGSLSGGESQRIRLATQVGSGLVGCCYVLDEPTIGLHQRDNERLIKTLRHLTDIGNTVLVVEHDEDTINASDWLIDIGPGPGRHGGTVVAHGPLNDVKLDPDSLTAKYLRKEEEVHVPEKRRELDHKKPLAVVGARHNNLKGIDVDFPLGGIVTVTGVSGSGKSTLVNQVLLKATKKKLLGSRVKPGEHDKLTGWANIDRIIEVDQSPIGRTPRSNPATYTGVFDMIRDLFTKTKESKIRGYKPGRFSFNVKGGRCEACQGQGVKKIEMHFLPDVFVECDVCKGKRYNRETLEITYRGKNISDVLNMTIEEALGFFDSFNDVKRLLTALNDVGLSYVQLGQASTTLSGGEAQRVKLATELGKRSTGHTLYVLDEPTTGLHFADVKKLMSVLDRLADQGNTVVLIEHNMDVIKCSDWLIDLGPEGGDRGGTIVTAGTPEDVAECEQSYTGKYLREHLPAVVA; via the coding sequence ATGCTCCGCCAGGGCTTCGTCCGCGCCCGGGTGGATGGCGAGATCATGGACCTGCGAGAGATCACCGAGACCAAGGCCGGTACGCCTTTCACCACGCAGAAGGCGCGGTACCAGAAGCACAGCATCGAGGCGGTCGTCGACCGCATCGTGATTCGGCCTGCGGAAAGTTCGGGTGCCGGGTCTGGGGTCTCGAAAGAGAAAGACGGCGACATCGACCCGCTGCGCCAGCGCGTCGCCGATGCGGTCGAGTTGTCGCTCAAACTCGCCGATGGGCTGGTCATCATCAGTGCCCAAGACCCCGCGAGCCCGAAACCCAAGACCCCAAACCCGAAACCCGACTGGCAGGATGCGCTCTTCAGCGAGAACTACGCCTGCACCGTCCACCCCGAGTGCTCGCTGGAAGACCTCGAGCCGCGCCTCTTCTCCTTCAACTCGCCCTACGGCGCCTGCCCGACCTGCGCGGGGCTGGGCACTGTGTTCGAGTTCGACCCCGACCTTGTCGTCCCGGACCCGTCGCTCTCGCTGGGCGAGGGCGCGATCGCGGCCTGGCGGCAGAAGGGTGGGCGACGCACCAACAGCTTCTACGCCCGCATCCTCCGCAAGCTGTGCAAGAACTTCAAGATCGACAAGGATGTGCCGTTCAAGAAGCTGAGCAAACGCCTGCAGCGCGTCATCCTCGAGGGCACGAACGAGCGCGATGAGACTCACTTCGGCAAGCACTTCGAGGGCATCATCCCCAGCTTGCAACGCCGGTTCGAGACGACCGACAGCGACTGGGCCAAGCAGTTCCTCTCCGGCTACCTCAGCGAATCCCCCTGCGAAACCTGCGGCAAAGCCCGCCTCCGCCCCGCATCGCTCAACGTCTTTTTGGAAGCCGCCCCCACAGGACGACGCAAGAAAACCACGCAGCACAACATCTCGGATGTCACCGCGATGACCATCGAGGACGCCGCCGACTTCTTTGATCGCTTGAAGCTCAACGCCGAGGGCACCCAGATCGCCGAGCCCATCCTCAAGGAGATCAAGGCCCGGCTGGGCTTCATGCTCTCCGTCGGGCTGGGCTACCTCAACCTCTCGCGCAACACCGGCTCGCTCTCCGGCGGCGAATCGCAACGCATCCGCCTCGCCACCCAGGTCGGCTCGGGGCTCGTCGGCTGCTGCTACGTCCTCGACGAGCCGACCATCGGCCTGCACCAACGCGACAACGAACGCCTCATCAAAACCCTCCGACACCTCACCGACATCGGCAACACCGTCTTGGTCGTCGAACACGACGAAGACACCATCAACGCCAGCGACTGGCTCATCGACATCGGCCCGGGGCCGGGACGCCACGGCGGCACCGTCGTTGCGCACGGCCCACTCAACGACGTCAAGCTCGACCCCGATTCGTTGACCGCCAAGTACCTACGCAAAGAGGAAGAAGTCCACGTCCCCGAAAAACGCCGCGAGCTCGACCACAAGAAACCACTGGCGGTGGTCGGCGCTCGGCACAACAACCTCAAAGGCATCGATGTCGACTTCCCCCTGGGCGGGATCGTCACCGTCACCGGCGTCTCGGGCAGCGGCAAGTCCACGCTCGTCAACCAAGTCCTCTTGAAAGCCACCAAGAAGAAACTGCTCGGCTCGCGCGTCAAGCCCGGCGAGCACGACAAGCTCACCGGCTGGGCGAACATCGACCGCATCATCGAGGTCGACCAGTCGCCCATCGGCCGAACCCCACGCAGCAACCCCGCGACGTACACCGGCGTGTTCGACATGATCCGCGACCTGTTCACGAAAACGAAAGAATCGAAAATCCGGGGGTACAAGCCCGGCCGGTTCAGCTTCAACGTCAAGGGCGGCCGATGCGAGGCCTGCCAGGGCCAGGGCGTCAAGAAGATCGAGATGCACTTCCTGCCGGACGTCTTCGTCGAGTGCGATGTCTGCAAGGGCAAACGCTACAACCGCGAGACGCTTGAGATCACCTACCGCGGCAAGAACATCAGCGATGTCTTGAACATGACCATCGAAGAGGCGCTCGGCTTTTTTGACAGCTTCAACGATGTCAAGCGCCTGCTGACCGCGCTCAACGACGTCGGCTTGTCCTACGTCCAACTCGGCCAGGCCAGCACGACCTTATCGGGGGGCGAGGCCCAGCGGGTGAAACTTGCGACCGAGTTGGGCAAACGGAGTACCGGGCACACCCTGTATGTGCTCGACGAGCCGACGACGGGGCTGCACTTCGCGGATGTGAAGAAGCTGATGAGTGTCTTGGATCGTTTGGCCGACCAGGGCAACACGGTGGTGCTGATCGAGCACAACATGGACGTGATCAAGTGCAGCGACTGGCTGATCGACCTGGGCCCCGAAGGCGGCGACCGCGGCGGCACGATCGTCACGGCAGGCACGCCGGAGGACGTGGCGGAGTGCGAGCAAAGCTACACGGGGAAGTACCTGCGGGAGCATCTGCCGGCGGTGGTGGCATAA
- a CDS encoding SMI1/KNR4 family protein — MTNEEVNQIERELGIELPQSYRSAVVNMPIRAYDGTAYADVWYSADEIVGRNRELRSKRKWPNNLFFFGTDGGGWQHALHLPTGSVHIIEFEDIASFREQNTQPNGESYIIFAQWYSDFIKEYEAAQGVPFDSDERPADGTGGCGGWACCLSFVVGIAVFCALAIFGAMTALGY, encoded by the coding sequence ATGACGAACGAAGAAGTCAACCAGATAGAACGAGAGCTTGGGATTGAGTTGCCGCAGTCCTATCGCTCCGCAGTCGTCAACATGCCTATCCGGGCATATGACGGGACGGCCTATGCTGATGTTTGGTATTCGGCTGACGAGATTGTGGGACGCAATAGAGAATTACGGTCAAAACGGAAGTGGCCAAACAACCTTTTCTTTTTTGGAACCGATGGCGGTGGGTGGCAACACGCATTGCATTTGCCTACCGGATCGGTACACATTATTGAGTTTGAAGACATCGCGTCTTTTCGGGAGCAAAACACCCAACCGAATGGTGAGTCCTACATCATCTTTGCTCAGTGGTACAGCGACTTCATCAAGGAATACGAGGCAGCACAGGGCGTCCCCTTCGACTCGGACGAACGTCCGGCCGACGGGACTGGCGGATGTGGTGGTTGGGCATGCTGCCTCTCGTTCGTGGTTGGAATCGCTGTCTTCTGTGCATTGGCGATTTTCGGCGCGATGACTGCTCTGGGTTATTGA
- a CDS encoding protocatechuate 3,4-dioxygenase, which produces MILTPSELSRRRFLRGATATCAALYAPGVFAELLTRTPAQTEGPFYPDRMPLDTDNDLLILNDSITPAVGEVTHLTGKILDANGEPIRNALVEIWQTDDNGIYRHTRDRDQDERDPHFQSYGRFSTDREGKYYFRTIKPQPYPGRTPHIHYKVSKGEDHLLTTQCYVRGHELNARDGVLRSIRDDAQRESVLVNFAPIEDSDTGELAANFDVVVGWTPPDEHEH; this is translated from the coding sequence ATGATCCTCACGCCTTCCGAACTCTCCCGCCGACGATTTCTGCGCGGCGCGACCGCGACGTGTGCGGCGTTGTATGCGCCCGGGGTGTTTGCGGAGCTGTTGACGCGGACGCCGGCGCAGACCGAGGGGCCGTTCTACCCCGACCGGATGCCGCTGGATACGGACAACGACCTCTTGATCCTCAACGACAGCATCACCCCGGCGGTCGGCGAGGTGACACACCTGACGGGTAAGATCCTCGACGCTAATGGCGAACCGATCCGCAACGCACTGGTCGAGATCTGGCAGACCGACGACAACGGTATCTACCGCCACACCCGCGACCGCGACCAGGACGAGCGCGACCCGCACTTCCAGTCGTACGGCCGATTCTCGACCGACCGCGAGGGCAAGTACTACTTCCGCACGATCAAGCCCCAACCGTACCCCGGCCGAACGCCGCACATCCACTACAAGGTCAGCAAGGGCGAGGACCACCTGCTGACGACGCAGTGCTACGTGCGTGGGCACGAGCTCAACGCGCGCGACGGCGTGCTGCGCAGCATCCGCGATGACGCCCAGCGCGAATCGGTGCTGGTCAATTTCGCGCCGATCGAGGACTCGGACACGGGCGAACTCGCGGCGAACTTCGATGTCGTCGTGGGTTGGACCCCGCCGGATGAGCACGAGCATTAG
- the atpC gene encoding ATP synthase F1 subunit epsilon has product MANTFTCTLTTPESEVFSREVSYVDLPAHDGQVGILDNHAPLLVKLGYGALRLKDSAGQETAMFVGGGFAQVKGGTVEVLTDEARGLDELTKAEAEQAMADATALSTTSPSEAARKARARRPGRTRCSG; this is encoded by the coding sequence GTGGCGAACACCTTCACCTGCACCCTGACGACCCCCGAGAGCGAAGTTTTTAGCCGGGAGGTGTCGTACGTCGATCTCCCGGCGCACGACGGACAGGTTGGGATTCTCGATAACCACGCGCCGCTGCTGGTGAAGCTCGGCTACGGGGCACTGCGGCTCAAAGACAGCGCAGGCCAGGAGACGGCGATGTTCGTCGGGGGTGGGTTTGCACAGGTCAAGGGCGGCACGGTGGAGGTCCTGACCGACGAGGCCCGTGGGCTGGACGAGCTGACCAAGGCCGAGGCCGAGCAGGCCATGGCCGACGCGACGGCGCTATCGACCACGAGCCCATCCGAGGCGGCCCGCAAGGCGCGCGCGAGACGGCCCGGGCGCACGCGATGCAGCGGTTGA
- a CDS encoding penicillin-binding transpeptidase domain-containing protein codes for MFAILADVSGDGRDRVRERRDNIIYGVSTLQEHLWRAWQKQEELERGERVALEEVAEPIAEAFEHHVIVDGLSEEQRLTIERFIAEGRQVADRSDTSAQRVWREVELRRRTVRHYPMESVLVKLDRSTLPGPLASAEPIELRVSGVGTHIIGLMRETWSEDVADRPFRGRGGLPDLRGYRVGDRIGRSGIELSMEETLRGARGLRRIQVDSRDDESMPIAGRDVVLSIDILLQAHIQAIMSPDFGLMRTQPWHSGDVPEHLLGNPLNGAAVVIDIASGDLLAAVTMPAAPRALLEDDPQLLWDDPINEPMVNRAFSRPYPPGSTAKPLVLVAAVTDGVLGEHELIDTPGYLWPNRPMVYRDWYWKKYQLTRGEIDGIEAIKYSSNPFYGILAQRLMDRVEPGRMLWWYSQFGMGQTHGLGLPEEVPGSLGPGNRELQRSDVEFMAIGQGPVSWTPLQAVTAYARLVSGNMTHEPRLVVMPEMEREPQENGAIALSPAAQRMAIEGMRRVANESGGTAYMIDVPAHGIHRERIFNVEGVTIMAKSGTADPGSRWIDLNNNNAQDPGEVVRDPRDHAWVVAMVQPEGAARPTHAIAVVVEYAGSGGHVSGPIVNQIIHALQHHQYLAWPPIR; via the coding sequence ATGTTCGCCATCCTCGCGGATGTATCGGGCGACGGCCGGGACCGGGTGCGCGAGCGTCGGGACAACATCATCTACGGCGTGAGCACGCTGCAGGAACACCTCTGGCGGGCCTGGCAGAAGCAGGAGGAACTGGAGCGCGGCGAGCGTGTTGCGCTTGAGGAGGTCGCCGAGCCGATCGCCGAGGCATTCGAGCACCATGTGATTGTGGATGGGCTTAGCGAAGAACAGCGGCTGACCATTGAGCGTTTCATCGCCGAGGGCCGGCAGGTCGCCGACAGGAGCGACACGTCGGCGCAGCGGGTATGGCGTGAGGTCGAGTTGCGTCGGCGGACGGTGCGGCACTACCCGATGGAGTCGGTGTTGGTGAAGCTTGACCGTTCAACGCTGCCCGGGCCGCTCGCGAGCGCCGAGCCGATCGAGCTGCGCGTGAGTGGGGTGGGGACACACATCATCGGGCTGATGCGTGAGACGTGGAGCGAGGATGTTGCCGACCGTCCGTTCCGCGGTCGCGGCGGGCTGCCGGACCTACGCGGCTACCGGGTGGGGGACCGGATCGGGCGTTCGGGCATCGAGCTTTCGATGGAGGAGACGTTGCGTGGCGCGCGCGGCCTTCGGCGTATCCAGGTCGACAGCCGGGACGACGAGTCGATGCCGATAGCCGGGCGCGACGTCGTGCTGAGCATCGACATCCTGCTGCAGGCACACATCCAGGCGATCATGTCACCCGATTTCGGCTTGATGCGCACGCAGCCGTGGCACAGCGGCGATGTGCCCGAGCACCTGCTGGGCAACCCGCTCAACGGCGCGGCGGTGGTGATCGACATCGCGTCGGGCGACCTCCTGGCGGCGGTGACGATGCCCGCCGCTCCGCGCGCGCTGCTTGAGGATGACCCGCAGCTGCTATGGGACGACCCGATCAATGAGCCGATGGTCAACCGGGCATTCTCCCGCCCCTACCCGCCGGGCTCGACGGCCAAGCCGCTTGTCCTTGTTGCGGCAGTGACAGATGGTGTGCTGGGCGAGCACGAATTGATTGACACACCGGGCTACCTCTGGCCCAATCGGCCGATGGTCTACCGCGACTGGTACTGGAAGAAGTACCAGCTCACGCGCGGCGAGATCGACGGCATCGAGGCCATCAAGTATTCATCCAACCCGTTCTACGGCATCCTCGCGCAGCGCCTCATGGACCGCGTTGAACCCGGGCGGATGCTCTGGTGGTACAGTCAGTTCGGCATGGGACAGACGCACGGCCTCGGGCTGCCCGAAGAGGTCCCCGGTTCGCTGGGGCCGGGCAACCGCGAACTCCAGCGCAGCGATGTCGAGTTCATGGCCATCGGCCAGGGCCCGGTGTCGTGGACCCCGCTCCAGGCGGTGACGGCTTACGCCCGTCTGGTCAGCGGGAACATGACGCACGAGCCGCGCCTGGTCGTGATGCCGGAGATGGAACGCGAGCCGCAGGAGAACGGCGCTATCGCGCTGTCGCCCGCCGCGCAGCGCATGGCGATCGAGGGCATGCGGCGGGTCGCCAACGAGTCGGGCGGCACGGCGTACATGATCGACGTCCCCGCGCACGGGATCCACCGTGAGCGGATATTCAACGTCGAGGGCGTCACGATCATGGCCAAGTCCGGGACGGCCGATCCGGGCTCGCGCTGGATCGACCTGAACAACAACAACGCCCAAGACCCCGGCGAGGTCGTCCGCGACCCGCGCGACCATGCCTGGGTCGTCGCGATGGTCCAGCCCGAAGGCGCTGCCCGGCCGACGCACGCCATCGCCGTCGTCGTCGAGTACGCCGGCTCGGGCGGGCATGTCTCAGGACCGATCGTCAACCAGATCATCCATGCGCTTCAGCACCACCAGTACCTCGCCTGGCCCCCCATTCGCTAA
- a CDS encoding FtsW/RodA/SpoVE family cell cycle protein: MPINPQHVLSQLKLLARPNPAWYALAAALGLTGLGVAAIGTVSPAHADIQGSRWLIVALIGMAGAILPHPRWLGHLAYPLMALTLAVLVFVILPFAPRSIVPIRNGSTAWINLGFMMFQPSEMAKVVLILAIAWYLRHRESHRRLKGLLVPFGIMLVPLLLILKEPDLGSALLLPPALFVMLIAAGAKLRHLGALLGVGLAVVLLNAAVVLWAPDSFQVLKPHQRVRIESLYYNLIDDERMVNDEGYQQDVAMRLVAAGGITGYGKERSATIVEYNKLPYDHNDMIFPVIVNRWGLMGALAVLGLYFVLVGSILWVAGNSKDPFARLACVGFAGLIFAQATINIAMTLGLMPITGITLPFISYGGSSLLFTFIMVGLVINFASRRPQLLSRPSFEFGKTDAVLQ, encoded by the coding sequence ATGCCGATCAACCCCCAACACGTCCTGAGCCAGCTCAAGCTGCTCGCCCGGCCCAACCCGGCGTGGTACGCGCTCGCGGCCGCGCTCGGACTTACGGGGCTCGGGGTCGCGGCGATCGGCACGGTTTCTCCCGCACACGCCGACATCCAGGGCTCGCGCTGGCTCATCGTCGCGCTCATCGGTATGGCCGGGGCCATCCTCCCACACCCCCGCTGGCTGGGCCACCTCGCCTATCCGCTGATGGCCCTGACCCTCGCCGTACTCGTCTTCGTCATCCTCCCTTTTGCGCCGCGCTCGATCGTCCCCATCCGGAACGGCTCGACCGCCTGGATCAACCTCGGGTTCATGATGTTCCAGCCCTCGGAGATGGCCAAGGTCGTGCTGATCCTCGCGATCGCCTGGTACCTGCGCCACCGCGAGTCCCACAGACGACTCAAGGGGCTGCTCGTCCCGTTCGGCATCATGCTCGTCCCGCTCCTCCTCATCCTCAAAGAACCCGACCTGGGCTCGGCGCTGCTGCTGCCGCCTGCGCTGTTTGTCATGCTCATCGCGGCCGGGGCGAAGCTGCGCCACCTGGGGGCGCTGCTCGGCGTGGGCTTGGCTGTGGTGTTACTCAACGCGGCGGTCGTGCTCTGGGCGCCGGACTCGTTCCAGGTCCTCAAGCCCCACCAGCGCGTCCGCATCGAGTCGCTCTACTACAACCTTATCGACGACGAACGCATGGTCAACGACGAGGGCTACCAGCAGGACGTCGCGATGCGCCTCGTCGCGGCCGGCGGCATTACGGGCTACGGCAAGGAACGCTCGGCCACCATCGTCGAATACAACAAGCTGCCCTACGACCACAACGACATGATCTTCCCCGTCATCGTCAACCGCTGGGGATTGATGGGCGCGCTGGCCGTGCTCGGGCTCTACTTCGTGCTCGTCGGCTCGATCCTTTGGGTCGCGGGTAACTCCAAAGACCCCTTTGCACGCCTCGCGTGCGTCGGCTTCGCGGGGCTCATCTTCGCGCAGGCCACCATCAACATCGCCATGACGCTCGGGCTCATGCCCATCACCGGCATCACGCTCCCGTTCATTTCCTACGGCGGTTCGTCGCTGCTCTTCACCTTCATCATGGTCGGGTTGGTCATCAACTTCGCCTCGCGCCGCCCACAGCTTCTGTCGCGCCCGAGTTTCGAGTTCGGCAAGACGGATGCCGTCCTTCAGTAG